CTAAGCGATCGCCCTTTGATTAATATGCAGCTAAAGCCTAGATCTTAATTCCCGCCTTAGCCATCTTTTTCTTAAACTGTGCCCAGGTAATATTTCGCTCAATATATTCAGGCACCTTTGGATTATAGGGAGCCTTAGCCCGATCGACCTCCAGAATTTTGGCATCATCAGGAATCACCGGCATGTCAGGATCAAACGCAGTTGGATGCATCAATGAACTGGAAAACCCCTTAAAGATCGCCACCTCATCAAAATGGCCATCGGCTTCCAAACGCACAAATAAAACTTCCTGGGGATACTTGATTGAGTATTCCTCCAGCCGCTGACAGATTCCACGTACCATGCTTATTTCCATAGGAGCGTAAGATAATCCTAACTAAATGAACTACAAATCAACAAAGCTAACTGAGTTAATAAAATCAAACTGATTAGACTGCATGTTCAACTATTTAAGGCCACTTCCGATTGATCAATGCCTGGCATTAATTTGGGCGCATCCCTAATTGCGATCGCGGTATTTTTAATTGCACTGGCGATCGGCACCGCCAAAACCAAGCCCAGCAAGCCAGCGATCTTGGCACCAATCAGCAAAGACAACAACAACCAGGCCGGATTGAGGCCAATGATTTCGCCCAACAATCGCGGAGCCACAATGTTGTCATTAATTTGCCCAACTACCAGCGCCACTACCAGCACCTGTAGACCCAAGCCGAAGTCCTGGAGCATCACTAATGCAGTAACGATGATGTTGCCAAACACGCCACCATAGGGCACAAAACTGACTAAGCCTGCCCCAATCCCGAACAAAAGTCCATAGGGCACCTGCATAATTGTAAAAATTATTGACAAAACTACACTCAACAAAATTGCCAGAATGCCCTGGCCAGCAAAGTAATTTTGCAAGCTCTGGGCGATCGACTCTTCGATCAAGTGATTGTGCCTGGTGGGCAACCAATCAAAGATGCCATCCCAAAAGTTCTTGCCGCCTAAAATCAAGAAGATCGCCAGTACCAGCGTGATCAAGATATTAAAAATGCTACCCAGGGTACTAATCACAAAGCTAATGCTCTGCCGTGCCAGCGATTGCAATTCGTTGGTAATCTTTTGTACCGGTTCGGCCACCAAATTACCCACATCCACTGGCAACCCCTGGGCAAAAGGGGAATTAATAAATTGTTCAAGTTGCTGGCTACCGGAATCAATCCAGCTAGGCAGATTGGTAATTAGTTCTTTGAGCTGATTGAGCAGCAAAGGCACCAGGAAAAAGCCCAGCACTGCCAGCAAAATCAAGGCAGCGGCAAAAACCACCGTGATCGCCAGGGAGCGTTTGAGGTTAATTCCTTCCAGCAAGCGGATCGGATAGTTGAGCAAAAAAGCAACTAATCCCGCCGTGACCAGAATGCTAATAATTGGCTGGAGGTAGGCACATAAAAGTGACAATAGCCAAACATTCAGAAAAACTAGAGGAAATATGATCGCCAGCTTGATTGATGGTGGCTGTTTTTCCATGAAATCAATCATAGAATTGCTTTACTTGAAGTTACTTGAAATCAATAAGGTGGCAGGGATGCAAAGTAGTTATATCAAATTAGCGATCGCTTAATTCTTGATTAGCTATAAAAAACGAGGTTGGGCATAGCAGCAAATATTTAAGCTTAGCCTTAGATTAACTTTAGATTGACTTTTAAATTAAAAAAATACTTTTAAATCAAAAAAACAGTTTCAAAAAATTGCTAACAAAAGGCTGGCAACGTAGCCAAAAGAATTATTGACTACTCTGAGCCTATTGCCTACTCATTCATTCAACTACTCATTCGATGACAAACCATTTGGTTGCTCTTTGGCGGGGAATGGGAACATAAAAGCGATCGCTGCGCCACCCACAAAACCAGCCAGGTTCCGCACGATCGGCATCAAATCACTAGTGCGGCTGACTATTGGGCCAATGCCAAAGGCAACTAATAACATGCCCCACAGCGGAGTCAAGATCAAAGCCCAGCGCCAGGCAAAAATTTCACCCTCTTGGCGGGGATGACCAGCAAAACCAAACACCAAACCACCCAAAATCGAAGTGGCCAGCGTTAGCAACCACTGCTCTTGGGGTAATCCAGGCACCACCAAGCAACCATCTTGCTCTAAGCAGGTCATAATCGTAGTTACAGCCGACATGATTGATTGATCTTGCCCCCGATCGCGCACGAAAAACTGATTGCCATAGCGCGATTGCAATTCAATCCAGAAGCCACGGGGCAGCAAATCATAGACCTGATCGCCTACGCTGAAGTTGAGCAGGTTATTACCACGAGAGTCGGCCACCAGCATCACGCTGCGATCGTTTAGACCCCAGAATTTTTTAACCGCTCGACCAGGGGTGCGATCGACCTGGGTCAGCACCTTGACTTTCCAGCCCGTTTCTTGCTCAAAGGTGTCCAGCTTCTGGTTCAGCGCTACTTCCTGGCTATCGGAGAGGAATCGACCCAGGTCAATAATGCTGGTAGCTTCCTGGGGCAATAGTTCCGGTGCATTAATGGCATGGGCAGGGGTTGGATTTGCGATTACCGTAAAGATGATCAACAAACTGGCGATCGCCATAGAAATGAGCTTAGGCATTGGAGTTTTATTCATAGGTAAATCTCGATCAAGCTCTAGTTAAATTAAAATAATATCGTTAAAGATATGTTGGTAGTGCTGAACAAGTAAGGATTTAGGCGATAGTTGAATATCTATAATCCAAACAAGCTAAGCTCCGAATTTCAAATCGATTGCTAATTATCCTTACTACTGCATGACTACCGATATGTTTATCTAATAAAAGGATTTTTGATGTAAGTTAATTTTTCTTTACATTATAGCGGGGATCTTCCT
The sequence above is a segment of the Pseudanabaena sp. PCC 7367 genome. Coding sequences within it:
- a CDS encoding DUF7734 family protein — protein: MEISMVRGICQRLEEYSIKYPQEVLFVRLEADGHFDEVAIFKGFSSSLMHPTAFDPDMPVIPDDAKILEVDRAKAPYNPKVPEYIERNITWAQFKKKMAKAGIKI
- a CDS encoding AI-2E family transporter; translation: MIDFMEKQPPSIKLAIIFPLVFLNVWLLSLLCAYLQPIISILVTAGLVAFLLNYPIRLLEGINLKRSLAITVVFAAALILLAVLGFFLVPLLLNQLKELITNLPSWIDSGSQQLEQFINSPFAQGLPVDVGNLVAEPVQKITNELQSLARQSISFVISTLGSIFNILITLVLAIFLILGGKNFWDGIFDWLPTRHNHLIEESIAQSLQNYFAGQGILAILLSVVLSIIFTIMQVPYGLLFGIGAGLVSFVPYGGVFGNIIVTALVMLQDFGLGLQVLVVALVVGQINDNIVAPRLLGEIIGLNPAWLLLSLLIGAKIAGLLGLVLAVPIASAIKNTAIAIRDAPKLMPGIDQSEVALNS
- a CDS encoding TPM domain-containing protein: MNKTPMPKLISMAIASLLIIFTVIANPTPAHAINAPELLPQEATSIIDLGRFLSDSQEVALNQKLDTFEQETGWKVKVLTQVDRTPGRAVKKFWGLNDRSVMLVADSRGNNLLNFSVGDQVYDLLPRGFWIELQSRYGNQFFVRDRGQDQSIMSAVTTIMTCLEQDGCLVVPGLPQEQWLLTLATSILGGLVFGFAGHPRQEGEIFAWRWALILTPLWGMLLVAFGIGPIVSRTSDLMPIVRNLAGFVGGAAIAFMFPFPAKEQPNGLSSNE